In Nicotiana tabacum cultivar K326 chromosome 11, ASM71507v2, whole genome shotgun sequence, a single window of DNA contains:
- the LOC142165789 gene encoding F-box/LRR-repeat protein At3g58900-like, whose translation MDRTSELPTQILHNILSRLPTKTAARTSVLSKPWLKACSTNPHLSSDESYFQNFQDIVAEKGVSQVALLAKSRSELVSERYALSAYTIFAMESLQELELNHCKVVQLKPIIFEDSKIKCL comes from the exons ATGGATAGAACTTCAGAATTACCAACACAAATTCTCCACAATATACTCTCTCGTCTCCCTACAAAAACTGCGGCTCGAACCAGTGTGTTGTCAAAACCATGGCTTAAAGCATGCTCTACGAACCCCCATCTTAGTTCTGATGAATCttactttcaaaattttcaaG ATATAGTTGCAGAGAAAGGGGTTTCACAGGTTGCACTTTTGGCGAAAAGCAGATCAGAATTAGTTTCAGAAAGATATGCTTTGTCAGCTTATACCATATTTGCTATGGAATCATTGCAGGAGTTGGAGCTAAATCATTGCAAAGTAGTGCAACTAAAACCAATAATATTTGAAGATAGTAAAATTAAGTGTCTTTGA